In Reichenbachiella agarivorans, one genomic interval encodes:
- a CDS encoding 6-phosphofructokinase: MSQKSVAIICGGGPAPGINTVVSTVAKIFLKDGYEVLGIHDGYRGLFSPEPKVISFDFHYADRIFSRGGSSILMSRFKPKDSDFNTDFFVKNNVKLLVTIGGDDTASTANRISKYLAKNNLPIANIHVPKTIDNDLPLPDRNPTFGFHSAKDEGVKIGNTIYEDAITSNNWFVMSAMGRTAGHLAFGIASACHFPMLIIPEMFNKTKATLDKVVSLIISSMLKRKLLGINYGVALISEGVFHIIDEEELKASGIMFTYDDHGHPELGNVSKSNIFNILVQERLKSMNLQIKSRPIELGYELRCCRPIGYDLTLCTLLAIGVKKLFDEGISGCIVTTNSRGDITPMFLSEFENSDGVIPPRLVDIDAEISKLSFKNLHFIQEEDYEQLGLITEDPTQYDFNKILNW; encoded by the coding sequence ATGTCTCAAAAAAGTGTAGCTATCATTTGTGGTGGAGGACCTGCTCCTGGCATCAACACTGTCGTCAGTACAGTTGCCAAAATCTTCCTCAAAGATGGTTATGAAGTATTGGGCATACATGATGGATACAGGGGCTTGTTCTCTCCAGAGCCAAAGGTCATCTCATTTGACTTTCACTATGCAGACAGGATATTCAGCAGAGGTGGTTCATCCATCCTGATGAGTAGATTCAAACCCAAAGACAGCGATTTCAATACCGACTTCTTTGTCAAAAACAATGTAAAACTACTCGTCACCATTGGTGGTGATGATACAGCGAGTACAGCCAACAGGATTTCAAAGTACCTGGCAAAGAACAATTTACCCATTGCCAACATCCACGTTCCGAAAACCATAGACAATGATCTCCCACTTCCTGACAGGAATCCAACTTTTGGTTTCCACTCTGCCAAGGATGAAGGAGTGAAAATCGGCAACACCATTTATGAAGACGCCATCACCAGCAACAACTGGTTTGTGATGTCTGCCATGGGACGAACGGCTGGTCACTTGGCATTTGGGATTGCATCTGCTTGTCACTTTCCCATGTTGATCATCCCCGAGATGTTCAACAAGACAAAAGCAACTTTGGACAAGGTGGTTTCTCTGATCATTTCCTCGATGTTGAAAAGGAAATTGTTGGGAATCAATTATGGCGTTGCGCTGATCAGCGAGGGTGTCTTTCACATCATCGACGAGGAAGAGCTCAAAGCATCTGGCATTATGTTCACCTATGATGATCATGGTCATCCAGAGCTGGGCAATGTGAGTAAATCCAATATTTTCAATATTCTCGTTCAAGAGCGACTCAAATCCATGAACTTGCAAATCAAAAGTAGGCCTATCGAATTGGGCTATGAATTGAGATGCTGCAGACCGATTGGGTATGATTTGACACTTTGTACGCTGCTGGCGATAGGAGTCAAAAAACTCTTTGACGAAGGAATCAGTGGATGCATCGTCACGACTAACTCTAGAGGTGACATCACTCCGATGTTCTTGTCAGAATTCGAAAACAGTGACGGAGTAATTCCGCCAAGATTGGTAGATATTGACGCAGAAATATCTAAGTTGAGTTTCAAAAATCTTCATTTCATCCAAGAAGAAGATTACGAACAGTTGGGTCTGATCACAGAGGATCCAACACAGTATGATTTTAACAAAATATTAAATTGGTAA
- a CDS encoding sodium/sugar symporter translates to MNFSTLDFIIFGAYCAVILGVGLFVSRDKEGHEKSAEDYFLAGKSLPWWAIGASLIAANISAEQFIGMSGSGFALGLAIASYEWMAAITLLIVGKYFLPIFIEKGLYTIPEFVEKRFSTNLKTILAVFWVALYVFVNLSSVLYLGSLALETIMGIPMMYGVVGLALFAAAYSLYGGLSAVAWTDVIQVVFLVLGGLITTYLALNVVSDGQGSIAGFMHLLDAAPDRFHMILEETNSQYSNLPGIWVLIGGLWVANIYYWGFNQYIIQRTLAAKSLGEAQKGIALAAFLKLIIPFIVVVPGIAAYVIVNDPAMMERLGSVAQMNLPSTGQADKAYPWLLQLLPSGLKGIAFAALTAAVVSSLASMLNSTSTIFTMDIYKQYINKNASDKQMVNTGRFAAAGALIIACVMAPLLGGIDQAFQFIQEYTGIVSPGILAVFILGLFWKKTTNAAAIWGAVISVPIAIAFKFVPGMPFMNQMGLTAVATMIVIMIISQLTGGGKDDPKGIDLSKGLFKTNPTFNISAFVICLLTAVLYALFW, encoded by the coding sequence ATGAATTTTTCTACATTAGACTTTATTATTTTCGGCGCGTACTGTGCCGTGATACTAGGGGTTGGGTTGTTTGTCTCTCGAGACAAAGAAGGGCACGAAAAAAGTGCCGAAGATTATTTTTTGGCGGGAAAATCCCTGCCATGGTGGGCGATCGGAGCATCACTGATTGCAGCCAATATTTCTGCTGAGCAGTTCATAGGCATGTCGGGATCTGGCTTTGCACTGGGACTGGCGATTGCATCATACGAATGGATGGCGGCCATTACGTTATTGATTGTAGGCAAGTATTTTCTTCCGATTTTCATCGAAAAGGGTCTCTACACCATTCCTGAATTTGTCGAGAAGAGATTCAGTACCAACCTAAAAACCATCTTGGCTGTCTTTTGGGTTGCCTTGTATGTGTTTGTCAACCTGAGTTCAGTTTTGTATCTCGGTTCTTTGGCTTTGGAGACCATCATGGGGATACCGATGATGTATGGCGTGGTAGGTTTGGCGCTTTTTGCGGCAGCTTATTCTCTCTACGGTGGTTTGTCTGCGGTAGCATGGACGGATGTGATCCAAGTGGTCTTTTTGGTATTGGGGGGATTGATCACTACCTACTTGGCACTGAACGTGGTGTCGGATGGACAAGGTTCTATAGCTGGCTTCATGCATTTGTTGGATGCAGCTCCGGATCGTTTTCACATGATCTTGGAGGAAACCAACTCTCAATATTCCAACCTACCAGGTATTTGGGTATTGATAGGGGGGCTATGGGTAGCCAATATCTACTACTGGGGATTCAACCAGTACATCATTCAGAGAACATTGGCAGCTAAGTCACTGGGCGAGGCGCAAAAAGGGATCGCATTGGCGGCATTCTTGAAACTGATCATCCCGTTCATTGTGGTGGTGCCTGGTATCGCTGCATATGTGATTGTCAATGATCCAGCCATGATGGAGAGGTTGGGCTCTGTGGCTCAAATGAACTTGCCAAGCACAGGTCAGGCTGATAAGGCCTACCCATGGTTGCTGCAATTGCTGCCATCAGGTTTGAAGGGGATTGCATTTGCAGCCTTGACTGCCGCCGTAGTGTCTTCTCTGGCGTCTATGCTGAACTCTACTTCGACGATCTTCACCATGGACATCTACAAGCAGTACATCAACAAAAATGCTTCGGACAAGCAAATGGTCAATACAGGTCGCTTTGCAGCAGCTGGTGCGTTGATTATCGCTTGTGTGATGGCACCACTGTTGGGAGGGATAGATCAGGCATTTCAATTTATCCAAGAGTACACAGGGATCGTGAGTCCAGGTATTTTGGCGGTATTCATTCTAGGTTTGTTCTGGAAGAAAACTACCAATGCTGCAGCGATATGGGGAGCGGTTATATCCGTGCCGATTGCGATTGCATTCAAGTTCGTACCAGGTATGCCGTTTATGAACCAGATGGGCTTGACTGCTGTCGCTACGATGATTGTCATCATGATCATTAGTCAATTGACTGGTGGAGGAAAAGACGATCCGAAAGGCATTGATTTGTCCAAAGGATTGTTCAAAACTAACCCAACTTTCAATATCTCGGCATTTGTGATCTGTTTGCTTACGGCAGTATTGTACGCGTTATTTTGGTAA
- a CDS encoding UDP-glucose--hexose-1-phosphate uridylyltransferase, which translates to MFDSKEHSHRRLNILTGEWVQVSPHRSKRPWQGQVEKLEQERRPEHDPTCYLCAGNERIGGERNPDYKDIFVFTNDFASLQGDIPSGGDNNGLLQSKSERGLCKVICFSPRHDLTIPEMDIDGIEKVVDLWIKQCEEIGALDYINHIQIFENKGAVMGCSNPHPHGQIWAQESIPVEPMKKQFQQEKYRLDHGRDLLADYLQQELAAKERILFENEHMVVLIPYWAVWPFEAMILPKRQMPNITDMTIEEKRAFAEAYQHLTIKYDNLFQTSFPYSAGIHQAPCDGRKHPEWHWHMSFYPPLLRSATVKKFMVGYEMFANPQRDITAESAAQRLRELPDLHYLNIGK; encoded by the coding sequence ATGTTTGATTCAAAGGAACATTCTCATCGACGGTTAAATATCCTCACAGGAGAATGGGTTCAGGTTAGCCCTCACAGATCCAAAAGACCGTGGCAGGGGCAAGTGGAAAAGCTAGAGCAGGAGAGACGACCCGAACATGATCCTACTTGCTACCTGTGTGCTGGAAATGAGCGCATCGGTGGGGAACGAAACCCAGATTACAAAGACATCTTTGTTTTTACCAATGACTTTGCTTCCCTCCAGGGTGATATCCCATCAGGGGGAGACAATAATGGACTCTTGCAATCTAAGAGTGAGAGAGGGCTGTGCAAAGTGATCTGTTTTTCTCCTCGACATGACCTGACTATTCCAGAGATGGATATAGATGGTATAGAGAAGGTTGTGGACCTTTGGATCAAGCAATGTGAAGAGATTGGGGCACTCGACTACATCAATCATATCCAGATATTCGAAAACAAAGGTGCGGTGATGGGCTGTTCTAATCCCCATCCACATGGTCAGATATGGGCACAGGAGTCGATTCCAGTTGAGCCGATGAAAAAGCAGTTTCAGCAGGAGAAGTACAGATTGGATCACGGCAGAGATTTGTTGGCAGACTATCTCCAGCAAGAACTGGCCGCCAAGGAGCGCATCTTGTTTGAGAATGAGCACATGGTCGTGTTGATTCCTTATTGGGCGGTTTGGCCATTTGAGGCCATGATATTGCCCAAAAGGCAGATGCCAAACATCACGGATATGACTATAGAGGAGAAGAGAGCTTTTGCGGAGGCATATCAGCATTTGACAATCAAATATGACAACCTCTTCCAGACTTCTTTTCCCTATTCGGCGGGCATACATCAGGCGCCATGTGATGGTCGAAAACACCCAGAATGGCACTGGCACATGTCTTTTTATCCGCCCCTGTTGAGATCTGCTACGGTCAAAAAATTCATGGTGGGCTATGAGATGTTTGCCAATCCCCAAAGGGACATCACGGCAGAGTCAGCAGCTCAGCGATTGAGAGAATTACCTGATCTTCATTATTTAAATATTGGTAAATAG
- a CDS encoding DUF7151 family protein codes for MKAYYSLSKPIFILLVFCSLALTRCIEESSDPIPGEAGANGYNALVKVDQEAAGSNCASGGIKISVGQDDNENDVLDEEEIESISYVCNGSQGTETESSQLLTKTSPENPGTHCTNGGTLVEIGMDTNENNSLDTDEVLSAFYVCNGSTGIDGENGSHGFKSLIKANVESPGTNCDNGGLKLEIGLDKNNNGSLDTDEIESSYYICDGENGGVNGYNTLVQVETETSGGNCANGGLAITLGLDTNRNGTLDVGESVGSPKYVCHGLNGADGTDGKDGTDGKDGANGKTPIVKSSTDVSSCPNGGIALTFGYDNDSNGTIDEILETVTICHGQTGTNGTNGSNGSNGYNTIIVTSANPAACPNGGVAFKIGLDANRNNLIDEPSELQATYPICNGSDGSNGSNGTNGLNSLISTATFTGASNGCTNGGLIIRTGIDDNRDGTLAIPSEVDNTHYICHGSNGNDGTNGSSDGVYEFYFSEGLNGYTGVNDCSIDQINTKAVFDGELLKVRIANTEVIRQMNSLIRFPEIEKIKQTVTNEFVIVEAILYIRAFTNSKDANTNNNWIGAKILQPSDISFDETKANWESKNGGDTWDQGNFSDSDCYEYSDMYQLPSGFDFNGVIPLLLDRTQVTAWLDPDNNEGITLEMVDNTISYGSQYTLNIYSSENETDPNYTPVLYIKVQEGSLGKRTLSLSNEEYKANWDAMSYEEKLAKMPKH; via the coding sequence ATGAAAGCCTACTACAGCTTATCCAAACCAATTTTCATTCTTCTTGTTTTTTGTTCCCTAGCCCTCACCAGATGCATCGAAGAGTCTAGCGACCCCATCCCAGGAGAAGCAGGAGCCAATGGCTACAATGCTCTCGTCAAAGTGGATCAAGAAGCCGCAGGTAGCAACTGCGCATCTGGCGGCATAAAAATCAGCGTAGGTCAAGATGACAATGAAAATGACGTGCTTGACGAAGAAGAAATAGAGTCCATCAGTTATGTATGTAACGGCAGCCAAGGCACTGAGACCGAATCGAGCCAGCTGCTCACCAAGACCTCTCCAGAAAACCCAGGAACACACTGTACCAATGGTGGAACGCTGGTAGAAATAGGGATGGATACCAACGAAAACAATAGTTTGGATACTGATGAAGTACTCTCAGCATTCTATGTATGTAATGGTTCGACTGGCATTGATGGAGAAAATGGCAGCCATGGTTTCAAAAGCTTGATCAAAGCAAATGTAGAATCCCCTGGGACCAACTGCGACAATGGTGGTCTAAAGCTGGAAATAGGACTAGATAAAAACAACAATGGAAGCCTCGATACTGATGAGATAGAATCCTCCTACTATATCTGTGATGGGGAAAATGGTGGAGTCAATGGCTACAACACTTTGGTACAAGTCGAAACTGAAACCTCTGGTGGAAACTGTGCAAATGGTGGATTGGCTATTACTCTTGGCTTGGACACCAACAGAAATGGCACTTTGGATGTAGGAGAATCGGTAGGTTCACCGAAATATGTTTGTCATGGACTCAACGGTGCTGATGGAACAGATGGAAAAGATGGAACAGATGGCAAAGATGGTGCGAATGGAAAAACTCCAATTGTAAAGAGCAGTACCGATGTATCAAGTTGTCCTAATGGTGGTATTGCATTGACATTTGGCTATGACAATGACAGCAATGGTACAATAGATGAGATTCTAGAGACAGTCACGATATGTCATGGTCAGACAGGAACGAATGGCACGAATGGTAGCAATGGTAGCAACGGATACAATACGATCATTGTCACAAGTGCTAACCCTGCGGCATGCCCCAACGGTGGAGTAGCGTTCAAAATAGGTCTGGATGCCAATAGAAACAACCTGATAGATGAACCTAGCGAGCTACAAGCTACCTACCCTATCTGTAACGGCTCAGATGGGTCAAACGGCAGCAATGGCACAAATGGACTCAACAGCCTCATCAGTACTGCAACCTTCACTGGTGCGTCAAATGGATGTACCAATGGGGGGCTCATCATCAGAACAGGCATTGACGACAACAGAGATGGAACATTGGCAATACCTAGTGAAGTAGATAACACTCATTACATCTGCCACGGCTCGAATGGCAATGATGGTACCAACGGCTCATCCGATGGGGTTTATGAATTTTACTTCAGTGAAGGACTAAACGGATATACAGGAGTCAATGACTGCAGCATTGATCAAATCAATACTAAGGCAGTATTTGACGGTGAACTTCTAAAAGTACGAATTGCCAACACAGAAGTGATTAGACAAATGAACTCTTTGATTCGATTCCCAGAAATTGAAAAAATAAAACAAACTGTCACCAATGAATTTGTGATCGTAGAAGCTATTTTATATATCAGAGCCTTCACTAACTCCAAGGACGCCAATACCAATAACAACTGGATAGGAGCTAAAATACTTCAACCATCAGATATCAGTTTTGATGAAACAAAAGCTAATTGGGAAAGTAAAAATGGAGGAGATACTTGGGATCAGGGTAATTTTAGTGACTCGGACTGTTACGAATACTCTGACATGTACCAACTCCCCTCAGGATTCGACTTCAATGGTGTCATTCCTTTGCTTTTGGATCGCACCCAAGTTACCGCCTGGCTCGACCCTGACAACAATGAGGGCATTACACTTGAAATGGTTGACAATACCATTTCATATGGATCTCAATATACGCTCAATATTTATAGCTCCGAAAACGAGACAGACCCTAACTATACCCCTGTCTTGTATATAAAAGTCCAAGAAGGAAGCTTAGGAAAACGTACGCTTTCTCTAAGCAATGAAGAGTACAAAGCAAATTGGGATGCAATGTCCTACGAAGAGAAACTTGCTAAAATGCCTAAGCATTAA
- a CDS encoding sugar kinase, which yields MKKVVTFGEIMLRLAPEGFLRFSQANSFEVVYGGGESNVAVSLANYGVPVDFVTRLPKNDIGECALMEMRKRGVNTQNIIFGGDRLGIYFLETGAVSRGSKVVYDRAHSSMSEIKAGMIDWKKVFEGAGWFHWTGITPAISQGAADACLEAVKVASEMGIPISTDLNYRAKLWKYGGDREAIMTELTSYCDVILGNEEDAEMHFGIKPEGAAVQTHGHDVKAEAFLSVCQQMMEKFPRAKKVITTLRGSISASHNTWAGVLYDGKQMLQTRQYQITDIVDRVGGGDSFMGGLIYGLLTYPEDDQNALDFAVAASCLKHTIKGDANLVTVDEVMKLMGGDASGRVAR from the coding sequence ATGAAAAAAGTTGTAACATTCGGCGAGATTATGCTAAGATTAGCACCAGAAGGATTTTTGAGATTTTCTCAAGCCAATTCTTTTGAAGTCGTCTATGGTGGTGGTGAATCTAACGTGGCTGTCTCATTGGCCAATTACGGAGTACCTGTTGATTTCGTAACAAGATTACCAAAAAATGACATAGGAGAATGTGCATTGATGGAAATGCGCAAAAGAGGTGTCAACACACAAAATATCATATTTGGAGGAGATAGACTTGGTATCTATTTCCTAGAAACTGGAGCAGTAAGCAGAGGTAGCAAAGTCGTGTATGACAGAGCGCACTCATCAATGTCTGAAATCAAAGCAGGCATGATCGACTGGAAGAAAGTGTTTGAAGGTGCGGGGTGGTTCCACTGGACAGGAATCACTCCTGCCATTTCGCAAGGCGCAGCAGACGCTTGTTTGGAAGCAGTAAAAGTAGCTAGCGAAATGGGTATTCCTATCTCTACTGACCTCAACTACAGAGCTAAGCTTTGGAAATACGGTGGAGATCGTGAAGCAATCATGACAGAATTGACCTCATACTGTGACGTGATCTTGGGCAACGAAGAAGATGCTGAAATGCACTTTGGTATCAAGCCAGAAGGAGCAGCAGTTCAAACTCACGGACATGATGTAAAAGCAGAAGCTTTCTTGTCTGTTTGTCAACAAATGATGGAAAAATTCCCAAGAGCTAAAAAAGTAATCACTACGCTCAGAGGTTCTATCTCTGCATCGCACAATACTTGGGCTGGAGTTTTATATGACGGAAAACAAATGTTGCAAACTCGTCAGTATCAGATCACTGACATTGTGGATCGCGTAGGTGGTGGTGATTCTTTCATGGGTGGATTGATCTACGGATTGTTAACATACCCAGAAGATGATCAAAATGCTTTGGATTTTGCAGTAGCAGCTTCTTGTTTGAAACATACCATCAAAGGTGATGCAAACTTGGTCACTGTAGACGAAGTAATGAAATTAATGGGTGGCGATGCCTCAGGCAGAGTCGCTAGATAA
- a CDS encoding YgiQ family radical SAM protein, with protein MITQRPLTDWLPITKKEVTERGWDELDVVIISGDAYVDHPAFGGAVIGRIIESEGYKVGIIPQPNWKDDLRDFKKFGKPKMFFGVTSGCMDSMVNHYTANKRRRSNDAYTPGGEAGFRPDYATITYSKILKELYPDVPIVIGGVEASLRRVTHYDYWSDKLMPSILVDSKADLLVYGMGEQPLRDILRLLGKGVPFDQLNKIPQTSVLIPRDAELPHTDWKTIELSSHEKCLRDKKSYAANFKHVEQESNKLNANRIVQAAADYNIIINPPYYTMTETEIDQSFDLPYTRLPHPKYKKRGPIPAYEMIKFSINMHRGCFGGCSFCTISAHQGKFIASRSKESIMKEVDQVTQMPDFKGYISDLGGPSANMYGLKGKVQEICDRCVSPSCIHPVICSNLDTDHSSMTELYRKVDAHPKVKKAFVGSGIRYDLLVEGYNKNANDSIDEYMEQLVTRHVSGRLKVAPEHTADDTLRIMRKPSFKHFHDFKKKYDFYNKKNGLNQPLIPYFISSHPGCKEEDMANLAAETKELGFMLEQVQDFTPTPMTVATVIYYSGYHPYTMEQMYVPKTEKEKRAQHMFFFWHKKEYQQRIKDKLINKNRRDLVERLLGQRIVKDVLDKQPFVGKFHDKKNATGNKAFSKKGKFNKKGRS; from the coding sequence ATGATTACTCAACGACCCCTTACAGATTGGTTGCCCATCACAAAGAAAGAAGTTACCGAACGTGGCTGGGACGAACTAGATGTTGTTATTATATCTGGAGATGCTTATGTGGATCACCCTGCTTTTGGTGGGGCGGTAATTGGTCGTATCATCGAGAGCGAAGGATACAAGGTGGGAATCATCCCTCAACCTAACTGGAAGGATGATTTAAGAGATTTTAAAAAATTCGGGAAACCCAAAATGTTCTTTGGGGTGACCTCAGGCTGTATGGATTCGATGGTGAATCACTATACTGCCAACAAACGCCGCAGATCCAATGACGCCTATACACCTGGTGGGGAGGCGGGTTTTAGACCGGATTATGCGACCATCACCTATTCCAAGATATTGAAGGAGTTATATCCTGATGTGCCGATTGTGATCGGTGGGGTTGAGGCAAGTTTGAGACGGGTGACGCATTATGATTACTGGTCGGACAAATTGATGCCTTCGATTTTGGTGGATAGCAAGGCAGATTTGCTGGTCTATGGCATGGGAGAACAGCCCTTGCGAGACATCCTTCGACTGTTGGGTAAGGGAGTGCCTTTTGATCAGTTGAATAAAATACCACAGACGAGTGTATTGATTCCTAGAGATGCGGAGCTCCCGCACACCGATTGGAAAACCATCGAACTGAGTAGTCATGAAAAGTGTCTCCGGGACAAAAAGTCATATGCAGCGAATTTTAAACACGTAGAGCAAGAATCCAATAAACTCAATGCCAATCGAATTGTACAAGCTGCGGCAGATTACAATATCATTATCAATCCTCCTTATTATACCATGACGGAGACAGAGATTGATCAGTCGTTTGACTTGCCCTACACAAGACTTCCTCATCCTAAGTACAAAAAGCGAGGACCGATACCTGCATACGAGATGATCAAATTCTCCATCAATATGCACCGAGGATGTTTTGGAGGCTGTAGTTTTTGTACAATTTCGGCTCATCAAGGCAAGTTCATCGCGAGTCGCAGCAAGGAATCTATCATGAAGGAGGTCGATCAGGTGACCCAAATGCCAGATTTTAAAGGTTATATTTCAGATTTGGGAGGCCCATCTGCCAACATGTATGGGTTGAAAGGTAAAGTACAAGAAATATGTGATCGATGTGTAAGTCCGTCTTGTATTCACCCAGTGATTTGTAGCAATTTGGATACGGATCACTCCTCTATGACTGAATTGTACAGAAAGGTCGATGCGCATCCAAAGGTAAAAAAGGCATTTGTGGGCAGTGGTATTCGATATGATTTGTTGGTGGAGGGATACAACAAGAATGCCAACGACAGCATAGACGAGTACATGGAGCAGCTGGTGACTCGCCACGTTTCGGGTAGATTGAAAGTAGCTCCAGAACATACCGCAGATGATACTTTGCGTATCATGAGGAAGCCTTCTTTCAAGCATTTTCATGACTTCAAAAAGAAATACGACTTCTACAACAAGAAGAATGGCTTGAATCAACCTTTGATTCCCTATTTCATATCTAGCCATCCAGGTTGCAAAGAAGAAGATATGGCCAACCTAGCTGCAGAGACCAAGGAGTTAGGATTTATGCTGGAGCAGGTTCAGGATTTTACACCTACTCCTATGACAGTAGCGACGGTGATTTATTACTCTGGCTACCATCCCTACACGATGGAGCAAATGTATGTTCCTAAGACAGAGAAAGAAAAGCGTGCTCAGCACATGTTCTTCTTTTGGCACAAGAAGGAATACCAGCAGCGTATCAAGGACAAATTGATCAATAAGAATCGCCGTGACTTGGTTGAGCGATTGCTAGGTCAGCGCATTGTCAAGGACGTCTTGGACAAGCAGCCTTTTGTGGGGAAATTCCATGACAAAAAGAACGCGACGGGCAACAAGGCTTTCAGCAAGAAAGGAAAATTCAACAAAAAGGGTAGGAGCTAA
- a CDS encoding bifunctional 4-hydroxy-2-oxoglutarate aldolase/2-dehydro-3-deoxy-phosphogluconate aldolase codes for MARFTRIDVAVKMKETGVVPVFYHKDLEVCKQILKACYDGGARVFEFTNRGDYAHEVFGELNKYAAKETPEMILGIGSIVDAGTTALYIQLGANFIVSPILNAEMAKVCNRRKISWSPGCGSLTEISYAEELGAEVVKIFPGSQVGGPSFVAAVKGPFSWSSIMPTGGVEPTEDNMKGWFDAGVHCVGMGSKLFAKDASGNYDYAAVTAKVKETLAIAKKLMK; via the coding sequence ATGGCACGATTTACAAGAATAGACGTAGCAGTAAAAATGAAAGAAACAGGTGTTGTACCTGTATTCTATCACAAAGATTTAGAAGTGTGCAAGCAGATATTGAAAGCTTGTTACGATGGAGGAGCAAGAGTATTTGAATTCACCAACAGAGGTGATTATGCTCACGAGGTTTTTGGCGAGTTGAACAAATATGCTGCAAAAGAAACCCCAGAAATGATCCTAGGTATCGGATCAATTGTAGATGCTGGCACTACGGCTCTTTATATCCAACTAGGTGCCAATTTCATTGTATCTCCGATTTTGAATGCTGAGATGGCCAAAGTGTGCAACAGAAGAAAAATCTCTTGGTCACCAGGTTGTGGTTCATTGACCGAAATCTCTTATGCCGAAGAATTAGGTGCTGAGGTGGTCAAAATATTCCCTGGATCACAGGTAGGCGGGCCGTCTTTCGTAGCGGCTGTCAAAGGTCCATTCTCTTGGTCTAGCATCATGCCAACTGGCGGTGTAGAACCAACAGAGGACAACATGAAAGGCTGGTTTGATGCAGGCGTACACTGTGTAGGTATGGGGTCTAAGCTTTTTGCAAAAGACGCTAGTGGCAATTACGACTATGCAGCAGTTACAGCCAAAGTAAAAGAAACATTAGCTATCGCTAAAAAGCTAATGAAGTAA
- a CDS encoding LacI family DNA-binding transcriptional regulator, whose translation MKRITIKEIARQAGVSVGTVDRVLHNRGEVAEGTKNLVLKIAKEGNYTTNVFARNLKLNKIYQIAVILPLDNEYWKIQQQGIEQSAEEYEPLGMVLKFYPFDRSNQGSFLSKAALAIEDEPDAVILAPLMEREATDICARLKAKKIPFVFVDSNLEEVAPLAFIGQDSVQSGYLAARLLNYGFERGHEAWILKYTDFDRINKAIDERIEGFRNYYQEMGWEMSLIQELEVVDKDSISGLLDDVKGEALHIFVPNSRSYQIVDMAGDRLMKCKRRIIGYDLIKPNIKTLQDDAVDFIIDQNPNLQGNMSVQVLYKTLIASAAIKQYQFMPLEIVSKENLKFANSYFEEV comes from the coding sequence ATGAAAAGAATTACCATCAAGGAGATCGCTAGGCAGGCAGGTGTATCAGTGGGAACAGTCGATCGCGTGTTGCACAACAGAGGAGAAGTCGCCGAGGGGACTAAAAATTTGGTATTGAAAATTGCCAAAGAGGGTAATTACACCACCAACGTATTTGCACGCAATCTCAAACTGAATAAAATCTATCAGATAGCCGTGATTCTTCCGTTGGATAACGAATATTGGAAAATTCAACAGCAGGGGATTGAGCAGTCTGCAGAAGAATATGAGCCGCTTGGTATGGTTCTGAAATTTTATCCTTTCGATAGGAGCAATCAGGGGTCATTTCTGTCCAAGGCTGCTTTGGCAATTGAAGATGAACCAGATGCCGTTATCTTGGCTCCTTTGATGGAAAGGGAGGCAACAGACATATGCGCCAGACTCAAAGCAAAAAAAATACCTTTTGTATTTGTTGATTCCAATCTTGAGGAGGTTGCTCCTTTGGCATTTATAGGGCAAGATTCGGTGCAAAGTGGATACCTCGCAGCACGACTGCTCAACTATGGGTTTGAGAGGGGACATGAGGCTTGGATATTGAAATACACGGATTTTGATAGGATTAACAAAGCGATTGATGAACGTATCGAAGGTTTTAGAAATTACTATCAAGAAATGGGGTGGGAGATGTCCTTGATTCAAGAACTTGAAGTAGTGGATAAAGATAGTATTTCGGGACTTTTGGATGATGTAAAAGGAGAAGCACTCCATATCTTCGTGCCCAATTCTCGGTCATATCAGATAGTTGACATGGCAGGAGACAGGTTGATGAAGTGTAAAAGGCGGATCATAGGCTATGATTTGATTAAGCCCAACATCAAGACCCTGCAAGATGATGCAGTGGATTTCATCATTGATCAAAATCCTAACTTACAAGGCAATATGAGTGTGCAGGTACTGTACAAGACGCTAATTGCCAGTGCTGCCATCAAGCAGTATCAATTCATGCCCTTGGAGATCGTATCCAAGGAGAATTTGAAATTTGCCAATTCTTATTTTGAAGAGGTGTAA